A section of the Myxocyprinus asiaticus isolate MX2 ecotype Aquarium Trade chromosome 40, UBuf_Myxa_2, whole genome shotgun sequence genome encodes:
- the LOC127430613 gene encoding small nuclear ribonucleoprotein Sm D3 → MSIGVPIKVLHEAEGHIVTCETNTGEVYRGKLIEAEDNMNCQMANITVTYRDGRVSQLEQVYIRGSKIRFLILPDMLKNAPMLKSMKNKNQGAGAGRGKAAILKAQVAARGRGRGGPPGGRGNIFQKRR, encoded by the exons ATGTCTATTGGTGTCCCAATCAAAGTGCTGCATGAAGCAGAGGGTCACATTGTGACCTGTGAGACAAACACCGGTGAGGTGTACAGAGGAAAACTGATTGAAGCAGAAGACAACATGAACTGCCAG ATGGCGAACATTACGGTGACCTATCGGGATGGCAGAGTGTCTCAGCTGGAGCAGGTGTACATACGTGGCAGCAAAATACGCTTCCTCATTCTGCCTGACATGTTGAAAAATGCCCCCATGCTGAagagcatgaaaaacaaaaaccagGGGGCAGGAGCCGGAAGAGGCAAAGCTGCTATCCTCAAAGCTCAAG TCGCTGCCAGGGGCCGAGGGCGAGGAGGACCACCAGGAGGCAGAggaaatattttccagaaaagaCGATAA